The proteins below are encoded in one region of Anguilla anguilla isolate fAngAng1 chromosome 3, fAngAng1.pri, whole genome shotgun sequence:
- the mcm3ap gene encoding germinal-center associated nuclear protein isoform X1 translates to MNPPSLFGKTQGGAFQAPGNSSRSTGLFQSFGQPGTSNTQQNVAFGQTATFGQASAFSQPPGFGQNPGQTSVFGQTPAFGQTSALGQSSVFGTPTSLGQASGQSSALGQNSAFTSGSMNPPVFGQSGLGQGASGFNPPPSYAQSIGQTQSSVFGQTSAFGQTSAFVQPTGFAQQTPGFGLSSGISQSSVGSAPASGSGQTMSFSQPSFGQASAFSLPGATSGSSGSAQSVVQSRGFGTSEFSFKPSDEVLFKPIFSASPEPAGSQPAAAAEPFGSAQPAVASMDSSGPGGSGFSLLTGDAPNALDFSFSQPAAAPSISFPAAALPHKDPLPTTSSKLEFTFSQPAAPSNSGSAPQPAPVPSTASSFSFSPKVLHPSAGPSAGGRGFVQASAFGEPKAKPEAGDTGGDEESTGEVLFGSLGKGTKRKEESGERDTQGKMGKVEETQAGGEAARHAAKRPLMRTRAPGGGLFRNAMSSLLKSSANPVKREPRKEEEPPPEWEEVERPEPPLKTLTPPRAPAPTREFTETAGETAVAAAAAAVVDPASPARRARRTESTDSLGGTSPTDSTSIQCKNIPPKLNVKDVLQKHFGRFGRVRMVLCRPNRNLAIVHFHDHASAAKARKRGKSLHGNEILIFWQRKKLSPGEKGEMAPEEKKAARERADPRGGGFQPGALRKPLPRSPAAGTSASITKGSPVKKPSVAKSLQFDTEAQPEPEAEGSSPDRPAERLPSSLLHLVGQLCESAEEKYRLLEQRDKILRQGRPKRTDLVLSKVFVGTCPDMCPEKERYMRETRNQLSSYEVIPNTEKVDHTAAIKEYSRSSADQEEPLPHELRPLPVLSMTMDYLVTQVMDQGEDNYRDWYDFVWNRTRGIRKDITQQHLCDPLTVSLIEKCTRFHIHCAHHLCQEPMMSFDAKINNENMTKCLQSLKEMYQDLATREVYCPREAEFRQYNVLLKLDDGDILREVQQFRSEIRNSPEVHFAVQAFAALNNNNFVRFFKLVRGASYLPGCILHRYFNQVRREALRALNVAYTVAQRSTFFPVDDLVRMLMFRSAGEASDFAQQYGLSVCEGMVELNRTSIQDPELPVPLRRSEDIRGKRTVLIGEVVNGGPLPSPPQHVPVCSFDSRNKYRGDVHLADPAHKGALLGAVPQKQGTGPPELRPLMDLEVRAPPKPRPSPPEPRSEPEPGELPQEAVTSDLQQPFPPIGLPQPARPPSPPPKPEPVYTDQDIAAELESVLEEVLETECSELAGTATQYVSTALSVCDSQVEALVSEVLEQVLGEVCASEVSAEKARKAEERRRLEEARRKQERELLLDRFSEALCAEISQEVLTECIEDAAASEIRRAQEEKAECVSRSSEEVCCSLVEETLLGEISLVAQEVLEVELKRIHKFLKRWRDVVAVRRQLKRQMRGFPAAPCYVDLRFKLKALLPSAPSAPCLDQLARGVVDLGNTGHMTVSCTRLLKMRQETIHQMRVQHYYRLLLCESVWTPLDLPRLVVENVSHSTDRIFWKAALLLPSNQESEANIACRILTDWLEAKFSGDERSCDPAAEQGAKMETLSISNELVSSQEQTHKVHVCVKVARGPLNEEGQALLEKQKDLQGTSALVLLLPPLLGSREESPEEQEEQEEVFLISAVLQLRQLQQASAGMPALPLAVVVPERSDRPISDQKLEEDLFLPAMVEDGLISEFVFVHIPETTSDLQGSEQIGQAVQWLAARSPAPVSLCSQTLVQFVEGGLCREFGSRLHQDKQDREGAGLPCQEPAPIVDLYNSALRFLSGLLSSDGLAGLSWPLAEFCLPGAGGLLPPLGWNSPEHLAWLQRAVLSLQIPEWDLPPASAPWPRLCASIFQYASQIPLSRHSQPLLMSRLENLLGRVLARCQQGAPPPSGADEEGHGGGLSFRQVPWDEILVLCIDHRLKDWRPPESPLSEDAITEDGEILVYFQKDRLTDFSPPSSWTAAVAQTHRDTQQEADRATPVSGQSPTPAPATPHLRQRLFHSPPPTPPPPRRAGHHPHPLTPRAAAAARSLRPAGGEEPEPEV, encoded by the exons ATGAATCCCCCCAGTTTGTTTGGAAAAACGCAAGGCGGCGCTTTTCAGGCCCCTGGTAACTCCAGCCGTAGTACTGGGTTGTTTCAGTCCTTCGGGCAGCCAGGTACTAGCAACACGCAACAGAATGTGGCGTTCGGACAGACGGCGACGTTCGGGCAGGCATCAGCTTTCAGCCAGCCTCCGGGCTTCGGCCAGAACCCTGGGCAGACTTCCGTCTTTGGCCAAACTCCTGCCTTTGGACAGACGTCAGCTTTGGGCCAGAGCTCCGTGTTCGGGACACCTACCAGTTTGGGACAAGCTTCTGGACAGTCATCCGCGTTGGGACAGAACTCTGCCTTCACGTCTGGATCAATGAACCCCCCTGTGTTTGGTCAGTCGGGCCTGGGACAGGGAGCCTCGGGCTTTAACCCGCCACCGTCTTATGCGCAGTCCATTGGACAGactcagagctctgtgtttggaCAAACGTCCGCCTTCGGTCAAACCTCCGCGTTCGTACAGCCAACGGGTTTCGCTCAACAGACGCCCGGATTCGGTCTGTCCTCCGGTATTTCCCAGTCCTCTGTCGGTTCCGCCCCTGCCTCGGGATCGGGTCAGACCATGAGCTTCAGCCAGCCCTCCTTCGGGCAAGCGTCCGCGTTTTCGTTGCCCGGCGCCACGTCGGGCTCGTCGGGGAGCGCTCAGAGCGTCGTTCAGAGCCGAGGGTTCGGGACGTCGGAGTTCAGCTTCAAGCCGTCGGACGAGGTTCTGTTCAAGCCCATCTTCAGCGCCAGCCCCGAGCCGGCCGGCTCCCAGCCCGCCGCGGCCGCCGAACCGTTCGGCTCGGCCCAGCCGGCCGTCGCCAGCATGGACAGCAGCGGCCCCGGCGGCTCCGGGTTCTCCCTCCTGACCGGCGACGCGCCCAACGCCCTGGACTTCAGCTTCTCCCAGCCCGCGGCGGCCCCCTCCATCTCCTTCCCTGCCGCCGCCCTGCCGCACAAGGATCCGCTTCCCACCACCAGCAGCAAGCTGGAGTTCACCTTCTCCCAGCCGGCGGCGCCTTCCAACAGCGGCTCTgccccccagcccgcccccgTTCCCAGCACCGcctcctccttcagcttctcGCCCAAAGTCCTCCACCCCTCCGCGGGCCCCTCcgccggggggaggggcttcgtCCAAGCGTCGGCCTTCGGGGAGCCGAAGGCCAAGCCGGAGGCCGGGGATACGGGAGGAGATGAGGAGAGCACCGGGGAGGTGCTGTTCGGGAGCCTGGGGAAAGGAACTAAGCGGAAGGAGGAGTCGGGGGAGCGGGACACCCAGGGGAAGATGGGTAAGGTGGAGGAAACCCAAGCCGGAGGCGAGGCCGCCAGACACGCCGCCAAACGGCCGCTGATGCGGACCCGCGCCCCGGGCGGGGGGCTGTTCCGCAACGCCATGAGCAGCCTGCTGAAGTCGTCGGCCAACCCCGTCAAGAGGGAGcccaggaaggaggaggagccccCGCCGGAGTGGGAGGAGGTTGAGAGGCCTGAACCGCCCCTGAAGACCTTAACCCCGCCCAGAGCGCCGGCCCCTACCAGAGAATTCACTGAGACGGCTGGGGAAACCG cggtggcggcggcggcggcggcggtggtggatCCCGCGTCCCCGGCGAGGCGCGCTCGGAGGACGGAGAGCACGGACAGCCTGGGCGGGACCTCGCCCACGGACTCCACGAGCATCCAGTGCAAGAACATCCCGCCCAAGCTCAACGTCAAGGACGTCCTCCAGAAGCACTTCGGCCGATTCGGGAGGGTGCGCATGGTGCTGTGCCGGCCCAACAGGAACCTGGCCATCGTTCACTTCCACGACCAC GCCTCTGCTGCCAAGGCAAGGAAGAGGGGGAAGTCCTTACATGGGAACGAGATCCTCATATTCTGGCAGAGGAAGAAACTCA GTccaggagagaaaggggagatgGCTCCGGAGGAGAAGAAGGCGGCCAGAGAACGAGCGGACCCCAGAGGCGGGGGCTTCCAGCCCGGCGCTCTCCGAAaacccctccctcgctccccagCCGCCGGCACCAGCGCGTCCATAACTAAAGG CTCTCCGGTGAAGAAGCCCAGCGTCGCCAAGTCCCTGCAGTTCGACACCGAGGCACAGCCGGAGCCCGAAGCGGAGGGTTCGAGTCCGGACCGCCCGGCCGAACgcctgccctcctccctcctgcacCTGGTGGGCCAGCTGTGCGAGAGCGCCGAGGAGAAGTACCGCCTGCTGGAGCAGAGGGACAAGATTCTGCGGCAGG GCCGGCCCAAGAGAACGGACCTGGTGCTGTCCAAAGTGTTTGTGGGGACGTGTCCCGACATGTGCCCGGAGAAAGAGCGCTACATGAGAGAGACCCGAAATCAGCTCAGCTCCTACGAGGTCATCCCAAACACAGAGAAG GTGGACCACACAGCGGCCATTAAAGAGTACAGCAGGTCGTCAGCTGACCAGGaagagcccctcccccatgaGCTGAGGCCCCTCCCCGTACTGAGCATGACCATGGACTACCTGGTCACGCAGGTCATGGACCAGGGCGAGGACAACTACCGCGACTGGTATGACTTTGTGTGGAACAGGACCCGAGGTATCCGCAAG gacatAACCCAGCAGCACCTGTGTGACCCGCTGACCGTGTCCCTCATCGAGAAGTGCACTCGCTTCCACATCCACTGCGCCCACCACCTGTGCCAGGAGCCCATGATGTCCTTCGATGCCAAGATCAACAACGAGAACATGACCAAGTGCCTGCAGAGCCTGAAGGAGATGTACCAGGACCTGGCCACCCGGGAGGTCTACTGCCCCCGCGAGGCCGAGTTCCGCCAGTACAACGTGCTGCTCAAGCTGGACGACGGGGACATTCTGCG GGAGGTGCAGCAGTTCCGCTCGGAGATACGGAACTCTCCCGAGGTGCACTTCGCGGTCCAGGCCTTCGCGGctctcaacaacaacaacttcGTCCGCTTCTTCAAGCTGGTCCGCGGCGCGTCCTACCTGCCCGGCTGCATCCTCCACCGCTACTTCAACCAG GTGAGGCGGGAGGCGCTGAGGGCGCTGAACGTGGCGTACACCGTGGCTCAGAGATCCACCTTCTTCCCGGTGGACGACCTGGTCAGGATGCTGATGTTCCGCAGCGCCGGGGAGGCCTCTGACTTCGCCCAGCAGTACGGACTGAGCGTGTGCGAGGG GATGGTGGAGTTGAATCGCACCTCCATCCAGGACCCCGAGCTGCCGGTGCCCCTCCGGAGGTCTGAGGACATAAGGGGGAAGAGGACGGTCCTGATCGGGGAGGTGGTGAACGGgggtcccctgcccagcccgcCCCAGCACGTCCCCGTCTGCAGCTTCGACTCCCGCAACAAGTACCGCGGCGACGTGCACCTGGCCGACCCCGCCCACAAGGGGGCTCTGCTAGGAG ctgTCCCACAGAAGCAGGGGACGGGGCCACCGGAGCTGCGGCCCCTGATGGACCTGGAGGTCAGAGCCCCGCCCAAACCCAGGCCGTCGCCGCCAGAGCCACGGAGCGAGCCGGAGCCGGGAGAGCTTCCCCAGGAGGCCGTGACCTCCGACCTCCAGCAGCCTTTCCCTCCTATTGGCCTACCTCAGCCCGCCCGGCCCCCGTCGCCGCCGCCCAAACCCGAGCCTGTCTACACCGACCAG GACATCGCGGCGGAGCTGGAGTCCGTCCTGGAGGAGGTTTTGGAGACGGAGTGCTCCGAGCTGGCCGGCACGGCTACGCAGTACGTCTCCACCGCGCTGAG CGTGTGCGACAGCCAGGTGGAGGCGCTGGTGAGCGAGGTGCTGGAGCAGGTGCTGGGGGAGGTGTGCGCCTCCGAGGTCAGCGCGGAGAAGGCGAGGAaggcggaggagaggaggaggctggAGGAGGCCAG GAGGAAGCAGGAGCGCGAGCTGCTCCTGGACCGGTTCAGCGAGGCGCTCTGCGCCGAGATCAGCCAGGAGGTCCTGACCGAGTGCATCGAGGACGCGGCCGCCTCCGAGATCAG GCGTGCGCAGGAGGAGAAGGCGGAGTGCGTCTCCCGCAGCTCGGAGGAGGTGTGCTGCAGCCTGGTAGAGGAGACGCTGCTGGGCGAGATCTCCCTGGTCGctcaggaggtgctggaggtggAGCTCAAGCGCATTCACAAGTTCCTGAAaag gtggcgCGACGTGGTGGCCGTGCGCAGGCAGCTGAAGAGGCAGATGCGGGGCTTCCCCGCCGCTCCCTGCTACGTGGACCTGCGCTTCAAGCTCAAAGCTCTGCTCCCCagcgccccctccgccccctgccTGGACCAGCTGGCCCGCGGCGTGGTCGACCTCGGCAACACGGGTCACATGACCGTGTCCTGCACCAG ATTACTGAAAATGAGGCAAGAAACAATCCACCAGATGAGAGTACAGCACTACTACCGGCTGTTACTGTG TGAGTCGGTGTGGACCCCACTGGACCTGCCCCGCCTTGTAGTGGAGAACGTTTCGCACTCAACCGACAGAATCTTCTGGAAGGCCGCTCTGCTGTTGCCCAGCAACCAGGAGAGCGAGGCGAACATAGCCTGCAG GATTTTGACCGATTGGCTGGAGGCCAAGTTCAGCGGGGACgagcggtcatgtgacccagcCGCAGAGCAGGGGGCTAAGATGGAGACTCTCTCCATCAGTAACGAGCTCGTGAGCTCCCAAGAGCAGACTCACAAAGTCCACGTGTGCGTTAAG GTGGCCCGGGGGCCCCTGAATGAGGAGGGCCAGGCTCTGCTGGAGAAGCAGAAGGACCTGCAGGGCACCAGCGCCCTCGTGCTGCTCCTGCCCCCGCTGCTGGGCTCCAGGGAGGAGAGCccggaggagcaggaggagcaggaggaggtgttCCTCATCTCCGCCGTCCTGCAGCTCCGTCAGCTCCAGCAGGCCAGCGCAGGGATGCCCGCCCTCCCGCTGGCGGTGGTGGTGCCCGAGCGGAGCGATCGGCCAATCAGCGATCAGAAACTGGAGGAAG ATCTGTTTCTGCCAGCAATGGTGGAGGACGGGTTGATTTCTGAGTTTGTGTTCGTACACATCCCTGAGACCACCAGCGACCTGCAGGGCTCTGAACAG ATCGGCCAGGCAGTGCAGTGGCTGGCCGCTCGCTCCCCAGCCCCGGTCAGCCTGTGCTCTCAGACGCTGGTGCAGTTCGTGGAGGGCGGTCTCTGCCGCGAGTTCGGCTCCAGGCTGCACCAGGACAagcaggacagggagggggcggggctcccctGCCAGGAGCCCGCCCCCATCGTCGACCTCTACAACAGCGCGCTGCGCTTCCTCTCCGGCCTGCTCTCGTCCGACGGCCTGGCGGGGCTCTCCTGGCCCCTGGCCGAGTTCTGCCTGCCGGGGGCCGGCGGCCTGCTGCCCCCCCTGGGCTGGAACTCCCCCGAGCACCTGGCCTGGCTGCAGAGGGCCGTCCTGAGCCTGCAGATCCCCGAGTGGGACCTGCCCCCCGCCTCGG CCCCCTGGCCCCGGCTGTGCGCCTCCATCTTCCAGTACGCGTCCCAGATCCCCCTGTCCCGCCACAGCCAGCCCCTCCTCATGTCCCGCCTGGAGAACCTGCTGGGGCGCGTTCTCGCTCgctgccagcagggggcgcctcCTCCCTCGGGGGCCGACGAGGAGGGCCACGGCGGGGGGCTGTCCTTCCGCCAGGTGCCCTGGGACGAGATCCTGGTGCTCTGCATCGACCACCGGCTGAAGGACTGGCGTCCCCCGGAGTCCCCCCTGTCCGAAG ATGCCATTACGGAGGACGGGGAGATCCTGGTGTACTTCCAGAAGGACAGACTGACGGACTTCAGCCCCCCGAGCAGCTGGACCGCGGCGGTGGCTCAGACTCACCGGGACACGCAGCAGGAGGCCGATCG GGCCACGCCCGTCTCGGGGCAGAGTCCCACGCCCGCCCCGGCTACGCCGCATCTCCGACAGAGGCTGTTCCACAGCCCGCCgccgactccgccccccccgcgccgcgCTGGACAtcacccacaccccctcaccccgaGAGCTGCTGCCGCAGCGCGTTCTCTCcgacctgcaggaggagaagagccggagccagag gtttGA